CTTTCAGGCAATCGCCGCCGAAGCTGCTGATTATTCGAAGAAGTCCTTTCAGGATGCGGTGACGCATTTCGAAACGCTGGCCGGGGCAAAGAGCTTCGAGGCCGTGTTCGAACTGCAGACCAGCTTCGTCAAGTCCAGCTATGAGAGCTTCGTTTCCGAAGCCACCAAGCTCGGCGAAATGTACGCCGATCTCGCCAAGTCCGCCTACAAGCCTTACGAGGCTCCGATCGCCACTGCCGTCGTCAAGACGGGCAGGCAGGCGCCGGCGGCAACGCCTGCCGCCGCATG
This DNA window, taken from Rhizobium etli CFN 42, encodes the following:
- a CDS encoding phasin family protein yields the protein MFNFDEANRKSKEAVDTALRTYSDTARGFQAIAAEAADYSKKSFQDAVTHFETLAGAKSFEAVFELQTSFVKSSYESFVSEATKLGEMYADLAKSAYKPYEAPIATAVVKTGRQAPAATPAAA